One stretch of Oncorhynchus clarkii lewisi isolate Uvic-CL-2024 chromosome 3, UVic_Ocla_1.0, whole genome shotgun sequence DNA includes these proteins:
- the LOC139390587 gene encoding BOS complex subunit TMEM147-like, with translation MTLFHFGNCFALAYFPYFITYKCSGLSEYNAFWRCVQAGATYLFVQLCKMLFLATFFPTWEGGAGVYDFVGEFMKATVDLADLLGLHLVMSRNAGKGEYKIMVAAMGWSTAELVMSRCIPLWVGARGIEFDWKYIQMSFDSNISLVHYIAMAAVVWMFTRYDLPKSFRLPVTVLLGLCVYKAFLMELFVHVFLLGSWTVLLVKAVLTGSISLCSLFLFVTLVHSN, from the exons ATGACGCTATTTCATTTCGGGAATTGCTTTGCCTTGGCTTATTTCCCCTACTTTATCACCTACAAGTGCAGTGGACT ATCAGAATATAATGCATTCTGGAGATGTGTTCAAGCAGGAGCTACCTACCTATTTGTACAGCTATGCAAG ATGCTATTTCTAGCAACTTTCTTCCCCACATGGGAGGGAGGAGCTGGTGTGTATGACTTTGTTGGTGAGTTTATGAAGGCCACGGTGGACCTAGCAGACCTTCTGGGCCTGCATCTGGTCATGTCCAGGAACGCAGGGAAGGGAGAGTACAAGATCATGGTGGCAGCGATGGGATGGTCCACAGCAGAGCTCGTTATGTCAAG GTGTATACCTCTATGGGTGGGTGctagaggcattgagtttgactGGAAGTACATACAGATGAGCTTCGACTCCAACATCAGCCTG GTGCACTATATCgccatggcagcagtggtgtggATGTTCACGCGGTACGACCTCCCGAAGAGCTTCCGTCTGCCTGTGACTGTACTGCTAGGGCTGTGTGTATACAAGGCCTTCCTCATGGA GTTGTTTGTCCATGTGTTCCTGCTGGGGAGCTGGACAGTCCTCCTGGTGAAGGCGGTGCTCACTGGATccatctccctctgttctcttttccTCTTCGTCACACTGGTGCACAGTAACTGA
- the LOC139390596 gene encoding sulfotransferase family 2, cytosolic sulfotransferase 3 isoform X2, with protein sequence MASDRYFLHHGILLPTVVHNEESLKYANDFKVQDSDVFAITYPKSGTTWMQEIVPLVLNGGDLTPVQTIPNWDRVPWLEETRAALVLDRLPSPRAMVSHMPYHLMPPSFFPSKAKVIYVTRNPKDVMVSSFHFHKMASFLDDPGTFDEFLNKFLSGQVLFGKWTDHVKSWRNSDLGDRILYITYEEMVKDLRGVLERLSRFLGRDLSEETLDRVANHCCFSNMKLNAMSNYSLVPQEIMDSSKSTFLRKGVAGDWKNHFSPEQDFKFTAVLKKEMNGTNIKFPWDEE encoded by the exons ATGGCATCAGACAGGTACTTTCTTCACCATGGAATTTTGTTACCAACTGTGGTTCACAATGAGGAGAGTCTGAAATATGCCAATGATTTCAAAGTTCAGGACAGCGATGTGTTTGCCATTACTTACCCCAAATCAG GTACCACATGGATGCAAGAGATTGTACCTTTAGTCCTAAATGGAGGAGACCTTACTCCAGTGCAAACTATTCCCAACTGGGACCGGGTTCCCTGGCTGGAGGAGACACGAGCAGCCCTAGTTCTGGACCGTCTGCCCTCACCACGGGCAATGGTCTCTCATATGCCCTACCATCTCATGCCCCCCTCCTTCTTCCCCTCCAAAGCCAAG GTCATTTATGTTACCCGGAACCCAAAAGATGTTATGGTGTCATCATTTCACTTCCACAAGATGGCCAGTTTCCTGGATGACCCTGGGACTTTTGATGAGTTTCTAAATAAGTTTCTCTCTGGGCAAG TGTTGTTTGGGAAGTGGACAGACCATGTGAAAAGCTGGCGAAATTCAGATCTGGGAGACAGAATCCTATACATTACCTATGAAGAAATGGTCAAG GACCTGCGGGGAGTGCTGGAACGCCTCTCACGGTTCCTTGGTCGGGACCTAAGTGAAGAAACTCTGGATCGTGTAGCCAACCACTGCTGTTTCAGCAACATGAAGTTAAATGCCATGTCAAACTACTCCCTGGTGCCACAGGAGATCATGGATAGCAGCAAGTCCACCTTCCTTAGAAAAG GGGTTGCTGGAGACTGGAAAAATCATTTCAGTCCTGAGCAGGATTTCAAATTCACAGCTGTCCTAAAAAAGGAAATGAACGGAACAAACATAAAATTCCCATGGGATGAGGAGTGA
- the LOC139390596 gene encoding sulfotransferase family 2, cytosolic sulfotransferase 3 isoform X1, translating into MANDGNYIVYHGLLCPKETHSFESFKYAEEIKVEDEDIFTVTYPKSGTTWMQEIVPLVLNGGDLTPVQTIPNWDRVPWLEETRAALVLDRLPSPRAMVSHMPYHLMPPSFFPSKAKVIYVTRNPKDVMVSSFHFHKMASFLDDPGTFDEFLNKFLSGQVLFGKWTDHVKSWRNSDLGDRILYITYEEMVKDLRGVLERLSRFLGRDLSEETLDRVANHCCFSNMKLNAMSNYSLVPQEIMDSSKSTFLRKGVAGDWKNHFSPEQDFKFTAVLKKEMNGTNIKFPWDEE; encoded by the exons ATGGCGAATGATGGAAATTATATCGTTTATCACGGTCTTTTGTGCCCGAAAGAAACTCACTCTTTTGAAAGTTTTAAATACGCGGAGGAAATTAAAGTTGAAGATGAAGATATTTTCACAGTGACTTACCCAAAGTCTG GTACCACATGGATGCAAGAGATTGTACCTTTAGTCCTAAATGGAGGAGACCTTACTCCAGTGCAAACTATTCCCAACTGGGACCGGGTTCCCTGGCTGGAGGAGACACGAGCAGCCCTAGTTCTGGACCGTCTGCCCTCACCACGGGCAATGGTCTCTCATATGCCCTACCATCTCATGCCCCCCTCCTTCTTCCCCTCCAAAGCCAAG GTCATTTATGTTACCCGGAACCCAAAAGATGTTATGGTGTCATCATTTCACTTCCACAAGATGGCCAGTTTCCTGGATGACCCTGGGACTTTTGATGAGTTTCTAAATAAGTTTCTCTCTGGGCAAG TGTTGTTTGGGAAGTGGACAGACCATGTGAAAAGCTGGCGAAATTCAGATCTGGGAGACAGAATCCTATACATTACCTATGAAGAAATGGTCAAG GACCTGCGGGGAGTGCTGGAACGCCTCTCACGGTTCCTTGGTCGGGACCTAAGTGAAGAAACTCTGGATCGTGTAGCCAACCACTGCTGTTTCAGCAACATGAAGTTAAATGCCATGTCAAACTACTCCCTGGTGCCACAGGAGATCATGGATAGCAGCAAGTCCACCTTCCTTAGAAAAG GGGTTGCTGGAGACTGGAAAAATCATTTCAGTCCTGAGCAGGATTTCAAATTCACAGCTGTCCTAAAAAAGGAAATGAACGGAACAAACATAAAATTCCCATGGGATGAGGAGTGA